Proteins encoded by one window of Electrophorus electricus isolate fEleEle1 chromosome 17, fEleEle1.pri, whole genome shotgun sequence:
- the ugt5d1 gene encoding UDP glucuronosyltransferase 5 family, polypeptide D1, translating into MKVLLEELHSKGHDITVIRPSSSLYITEHPDMYTSIVIEDGIDNISNFFEEYLNKTMAVQRGEASVLTFLKIQMGFLSMISNAHLLSCNIVSRIIEDKELIKRLQDERYDLVLTDPAMAGGVVLAHYLKLPLVLNVRWITSGEGHFAIAPSPLSYIPVPGTGFSDKMSFLQRVKNSIFSMIILFQDRFMVGPHYKALCKKYFNKDCDIVSLLQEADIWLMRLDFVFEFPRPTMPNVAYIGGFQCKPSQPLSEDLESFVQSSGEHGFIIMSLGTLVNSLPVDTADKIAAVFAKLPQKVIWRHLGPSPSTLGNNTLLVKWMPQNDLLAHSKIKAFVAHGGTNGVQEAIYHGVPVLGIPLFFDQSDNLMRIQAKGAAIILELSQLNGHTFKQTLMKLLTDNSYSTNMQRLSSLHRDQPMKPLETAVFWIEYVMRNKGATHLRTQSYRMPWYSYHSADVLLFLFGIAAVLMFTTGTFIRYVCHRACGKRKMKNE; encoded by the coding sequence ATGAAGGTactgctggaggagctgcacTCTAAGGGTCATGACATCACCGTGATCCGACCAAGTTCAAGCTTATACATCACAGAACACCCAGATATGTACACATCCATTGTAATTGAGGATGGCATTGACAATATAAGTAACTTTTTTGAAGAATACTTAAATAAGACAATGGCAGTCCAGAGAGGTGAGGCTTCTGTCCTGACCTTCTTAAAAATCCAGATGGGTTTTCTATCGATGATCTCGAATGCACATCTGCTGTCATGCAATATTGTGAGCAGAATCATTGAAGATAAAGAGCTGATCAAAAGGCTACAGGATGAACGATATGACCTTGTGCTCACGGATCCAGCCATGGCGGGAGGTGTTGTCTTGGCCCATTACCTGAAGCTGCCCTTGGTTCTGAATGTGCGTTGGATTACCAGTGGTGAGGGTCATTTCGCCATCGCACCTTCACCACTGTCCTACATACCTGTACCAGGCACTGGCTTCTCAGACAAAATGTCTTTCCTTCAAAGAGTTAAGAACAGCATTTTCAGTATGATTATTCTGTTCCAGGACAGGTTTATGGTGGGGCCACATTACAAAGCACTGTGCAAGAAGTACTTTAACAAAGATTGTGACATTGTGAGTCTCCTTCAGGAGGCTGATATTTGGCTCATGAGGCTTGATTTCGTGTTCGAGTTCCCCAGACCCACCATGCCGAATGTTGCCTACATAGGAGGGTTTCAGTGCAAACCCTCACAGCCCCTATCTGAGGATTTGGAGTCTTTTGTGCAGAGTTCAGGGGAACATGGCTTCATCATTATGTCACTGGGAACACTGGTGAATAGTCTTCCAGTTGACACAGCAGACAAAATTGCTGCGGTGTTTGCGAAACTACCGCAGAAGGTCATATGGAGGCATCTAGGACCTAGCCCTTCCACACTGGGCAATAACACACTGCTGGTGAAGTGGATGCCACAGAATGACCTCCTGGCACACTCAAAGATCAAAGCTTTTGTAGCTCATGGAGGCACCAATGGAGTCCAGGAAGCCATTTACCACGGAGTGCCCGTCCTTGGCATTCCCCTGTTCTTTGATCAGTCTGACAACCTTATGCGGATCCAAGCCAAAGGAGCAGCTATCATTCTTGAGCTGTCTCAGCTGAACGGTCACACTTTCAAACAGACATTAATGAAGCTTCTCACTGACAACTCCTACAGTACCAACATGCAGCGACTCTCCAGCCTACACAGGGACCAGCCCATGAAACCTCTAGAAACGGCTGTCTTCTGGATCGAGTACGTTATGAGGAACAAGGGAGCTACCCACCTGCGCACCCAGTCCTACAGGATGCCTTGGTACTCATACCATTCCGCTGATgtgcttctgttcctgtttgGTATAGCAGCTGTGCTGATGTTCACTACAGGGACATTCATAAGATACGTTTGCCATAGAGCCTGtggtaaaagaaaaatgaaaaatgagtgA